The Nyctibius grandis isolate bNycGra1 chromosome 9, bNycGra1.pri, whole genome shotgun sequence genome segment TGTTAAATAGAGCAGAAGGGTGAATCTgagtttattaaactgttttaaaaaaatccgCTATGAAACcaaatctgaaaataactgaattaaACTAGAGCTGTCCAGGTACAGAAGAATGTGATTACCTGGAGTTCTTTATCATGTGATTTGGCAAAGGCCCCAGGAGTCGCTGCATCATTGCCAGGTGTTCTTTGCTGTCACTGGTCTGGAGGGAAATCAAGGTAAGACATTTTTGTTCATTAGAGGAAGCTCTCAAGACCCACACACTAACCTTACTTCATTTTTGACTGTACCCTGCAACCAGTAATTTCAgattaaggttaaaaaaaaaaaaaaacaagggaggCAGTAGTCAGCAGGTTCCTGAAATAAGTTACAATCAACtggagtttttttccccttgacccttttttttcctttgttcataAAGGGCAAGTTTCAGCAGTACTGTCAAGATGACACAAATTCAGGTATTTAAGTAGTATTTGCTGATGGTGACAGACAAAGCTACATTTGTAATTGGTGTGGCTTGTAAATTACAAATGTTAGCAGGGTGATCCTTCCTCTCAAGCTGCTGCCAAAATGTCTACTGAAAGCAACTTGGAGGAATCTGTTGCTGAGACAGTTCCTTTGTGCCTGCATCTCCTGTTCTCTTCAACTTGGCATTACAGAGAAATGCAGTTTAATTTCTTGCACAGACCACTCTCGTTGGTCCCCACCTCTGTAGCATATTTTCACCAAGCTGGGGAGCATTATACATGCTGCCGTGGTTTGAGGTTCATAGTTACCTACCGGAAATATTGCGAATCCAAGGTAGTATTCCATGAGAATACATCCTATGCTCCAAACATCGCATGGTTGTGACCATCCCAGTGCTGTGAAAAGATGCAAAGGTTCATGTTTATACCAGACTGCAAACAGTTCAACAGCTCAAGCAAGGTACTCAACACTGCTGGTGACACTGTTCAATATCACACAAAAAATCTTACGTGAAAGATCAGCCTAACAGACTTCTACTGACCTAGGATAACCTCGGGAGCTCTGTAATGCCTTGTAGACACCAAAGCGCTGTGATACTCATCATCATATGTTGCGCTCCCAAAGTCCGCAACTCTGATGTCTGGATTTTTCAGTCTGCGTTCATCGCATCTCTGAAACGAAACACACTAGGATGCACGTGaccaaataaataaacccagctgagggggaggtggggaagaggACAGCAACCTACCCATTTGGGGTTATACTCTTCTAGGTAGTCAGTtgtcacaaataaaatattttccgGTTTCAGATCTGTATGTGTCAACTTGTTCAAATGCAAAACTGCAACGTAACAAATACAGTTAGCAAATTCCGGGAAGAAGACAACAAATAAAGCATAAAAGAAACATACGCACAGTTCACAGATGTGCAGATCTGATATGCCATCCGTCTAATGTGCTCCAGCCTAAATGGCAGAAAGCCGTTCTCTTTAATAAAGTCATAGGTGCTGAGCCCCAGCAGCTCAAAAACAATACAGACATGGCCACCGTACTCAAACCAGTCGAGCATCTGGACACAGTGActgcaaaagcaggaaaagacaTGAATTGCAACAGGAAGTCGTGTAACACAGATACACACATCATATGGTACAGAAAGCAACGTCCTGCACCCCAAAACACTCCCTGCACCTCacagccccctgcacccctAAACtgccccccccgcaccccatAACCCACCCTGCACCCCCTATTTGTATGCTTACTAGTTATTGCTGGGATCCGATGTGTTTAAATGTTCCAGCACTTGCACTTCTGCACGAGCTGCTACAGAGTACCGAGCaacattttttactattttcaCAGCTACATGCTCGCCTTCCCTGAAAAGATGgggggttttgtgtgtttgttttgttttttaacagtgATTAGAACAATGAGGAGTTTTAACTAAGAATATTCAGTAATAGTCACGATATACGTTGTTTATAACAATGAGAACCTTATCAGAAaaggtcttttttcttttttttagtacaTACTGACAATATAACCAAGGTTCACTTATGCACAAAGacaatttaaattttgaaaacatacaTAGTTGGTACCTTATGTATCAGTATTATTCTTAAAGGTTAAGCGCCCCATTTACCTCCCCTTTGCATTTATGTATGCTGGGCTTATATGGAGACCCTTCCATATCTCACAGCCTAACGCAACTGTCACTCAAAATTGACAAGCTGCCTTCAGTCGTTTAAGTAgttaaaaaatgtgaaactgaGGTGTCCAACACCTGCTACTGTGACTAGAAAGACAATCTAGTTTCATGCTTTTTGCACACAGCAAAACTGCCatcaaacacaaaatacattCTTGATTTATCATATACTTGGCTGCTAGAACCCAAATAGCATTGCATCATCACAGATGATACTTTAAGGTAATTATTGCTTATGATACAGACCGGGGGGGTTACAGGCCCCAGGACTGCCCCATGGCAGGTGCAGCTTCATCCCACATTCTCCAGGCCACCTCCCCCATCAGCCCTTGACCCCTACCAGGCTGGGGTGCGCCTGCAGCACCTCATCCACCAGGCCTGCACAAGCCTCCTGGCTGCGGGCTGGTTTTAGCAGGAGGTACTAACATACATAAATTTATGTTTGGGAACTGCGGCAGCTTTGGAGaaacacacagagcagcaaACAAGGAGTTAAAGATAAAACCTGGTACAATGAGAAAGCACTTTACGAACCACACTGTGATAGAACCagtaagaaaaattacatgtatGTCATTGAAAAGACTTACGCTTTGTAATCGATGCATTCCACTACTTTTCCAAAAGCACCTTCACCCAAAATAGCAACAAtctcaactaaaaaaaaaaaaaaaaaaaatgtcgTCAGTCACAGAAGTTGTGAATTGACTTcgctattaaaaaaacaagcaaacaaacagaaataaacaaaaaggcTAAGTACTATCACTGAAGATTATTCTAGACTGTGCTTCTTTAAATTGTAAATATCTAGTTTGAGAGATGTTAATTTACTTCATTTCAGTAACTTCATTtacttcatttacatttttcagttcagtaacttcatttactattttttcggggcaaaaaaggaaaaagaacaaagaaatatatttatttaagttaagttctacagaaaaagaataacaatccccacccccaaacaaaaaaagtcaagacagaaagaaaaggcttcCAAAGCCCCCTCACATCTTATGCTAAAAGAACTTATCTATCTGAgaagttaatgaaaaatattctataCATCTTCCACTTAGTACGTCTCCACTCTGACAGATCAGGTGACCCTCCTCATCATCCTCTACACTCCTGGATCTTTTCTTTCGAAGACTCTTCTGGAATGGCACCAAGATCGTCCATCCAATCAATAAACCCAAGTGATTTCAGGTCAGAATACGAAATTCATTCAGCAGGGAGATATTCAGGCATGCAGATACACAGCAGGCCACAAACGGTTGGCAGGAGCAATTTCAAATTCAGTCCCCGGAAATTCACAGGGCACATAGTTTATGTTACAGGAGAAAAACATGGCAAGGAACAGATTTTCAGATGAGATACTGAAAGtggcaaagcagcaaaaaattacaacacaattgtttttcttttaaaagactgGTTCACTGA includes the following:
- the CLK1 gene encoding dual specificity protein kinase CLK1 isoform X6 encodes the protein MTCTMFRSRQTNYPDSNKKERPDRRTCHNAYKRQGRSLTGAQESKRCKYDLSKPPDSTCSETTSVNERDRHERYYVDEYRNKYNQGCDTGQHSSKSSGHSGTSSYKRRYKTPYYTTDHHNAQKSLRKKRSRSVEDDEEGHLICQSGDVLSGRFEIVAILGEGAFGKVVECIDYKAEGEHVAVKIVKNVARYSVAARAEVQVLEHLNTSDPSNNYHCVQMLDWFEYGGHVCIVFELLGLSTYDFIKENGFLPFRLEHIRRMAYQICTSVNFLHLNKLTHTDLKPENILFVTTDYLEEYNPKWCVSFQRCDERRLKNPDIRVADFGSATYDDEYHSALVSTRHYRAPEVILALGWSQPCDVWSIGCILMEYYLGFAIFPTSDSKEHLAMMQRLLGPLPNHMIKNSRKRKYFHNDQLAWDEHSAAGRYVLRRCKPLKAFMTCHDSDHKNLFDLIEKMLEYDPAKRITLEEALKHPFFFPLKREKKVQSRV
- the CLK1 gene encoding dual specificity protein kinase CLK1 isoform X3, producing the protein MHRWVPEQLCRNDMHSMCLVSEPRFFFLKCCMFRSRQTNYPDSNKKERPDRRTCHNAYKRQGRSLTGAQESKRCKYDLSKPPDSTCSETTSVNERDRHERYYVDEYRNKYNQGCDTGQHSSKSSGHSGTSSYKRRYKTPYYTTDHHNAQKSLRKKRSRSVEDDEEGHLICQSGDVLSGRFEIVAILGEGAFGKVVECIDYKAEGEHVAVKIVKNVARYSVAARAEVQVLEHLNTSDPSNNYHCVQMLDWFEYGGHVCIVFELLGLSTYDFIKENGFLPFRLEHIRRMAYQICTSVNFLHLNKLTHTDLKPENILFVTTDYLEEYNPKWCVSFQRCDERRLKNPDIRVADFGSATYDDEYHSALVSTRHYRAPEVILALGWSQPCDVWSIGCILMEYYLGFAIFPTSDSKEHLAMMQRLLGPLPNHMIKNSRKRKYFHNDQLAWDEHSAAGRYVLRRCKPLKAFMTCHDSDHKNLFDLIEKMLEYDPAKRITLEEALKHPFFFPLKREKKVQSRV
- the CLK1 gene encoding dual specificity protein kinase CLK1 isoform X1 — protein: MASVASAGEAGARCRAPARGRERSLLPEQGLGGTRAPCRPGRGVRPSAARLHVRRAMFRSRQTNYPDSNKKERPDRRTCHNAYKRQGRSLTGAQESKRCKYDLSKPPDSTCSETTSVNERDRHERYYVDEYRNKYNQGCDTGQHSSKSSGHSGTSSYKRRYKTPYYTTDHHNAQKSLRKKRSRSVEDDEEGHLICQSGDVLSGRFEIVAILGEGAFGKVVECIDYKAEGEHVAVKIVKNVARYSVAARAEVQVLEHLNTSDPSNNYHCVQMLDWFEYGGHVCIVFELLGLSTYDFIKENGFLPFRLEHIRRMAYQICTSVNFLHLNKLTHTDLKPENILFVTTDYLEEYNPKWCVSFQRCDERRLKNPDIRVADFGSATYDDEYHSALVSTRHYRAPEVILALGWSQPCDVWSIGCILMEYYLGFAIFPTSDSKEHLAMMQRLLGPLPNHMIKNSRKRKYFHNDQLAWDEHSAAGRYVLRRCKPLKAFMTCHDSDHKNLFDLIEKMLEYDPAKRITLEEALKHPFFFPLKREKKVQSRV
- the CLK1 gene encoding dual specificity protein kinase CLK1 isoform X4 produces the protein MVTSSASQKVDQKQSLLPLAQRFWYERMFRSRQTNYPDSNKKERPDRRTCHNAYKRQGRSLTGAQESKRCKYDLSKPPDSTCSETTSVNERDRHERYYVDEYRNKYNQGCDTGQHSSKSSGHSGTSSYKRRYKTPYYTTDHHNAQKSLRKKRSRSVEDDEEGHLICQSGDVLSGRFEIVAILGEGAFGKVVECIDYKAEGEHVAVKIVKNVARYSVAARAEVQVLEHLNTSDPSNNYHCVQMLDWFEYGGHVCIVFELLGLSTYDFIKENGFLPFRLEHIRRMAYQICTSVNFLHLNKLTHTDLKPENILFVTTDYLEEYNPKWCVSFQRCDERRLKNPDIRVADFGSATYDDEYHSALVSTRHYRAPEVILALGWSQPCDVWSIGCILMEYYLGFAIFPTSDSKEHLAMMQRLLGPLPNHMIKNSRKRKYFHNDQLAWDEHSAAGRYVLRRCKPLKAFMTCHDSDHKNLFDLIEKMLEYDPAKRITLEEALKHPFFFPLKREKKVQSRV
- the CLK1 gene encoding dual specificity protein kinase CLK1 isoform X7, with translation MFRSRQTNYPDSNKKERPDRRTCHNAYKRQGRSLTGAQESKRCKYDLSKPPDSTCSETTSVNERDRHERYYVDEYRNKYNQGCDTGQHSSKSSGHSGTSSYKRRYKTPYYTTDHHNAQKSLRKKRSRSVEDDEEGHLICQSGDVLSGRFEIVAILGEGAFGKVVECIDYKAEGEHVAVKIVKNVARYSVAARAEVQVLEHLNTSDPSNNYHCVQMLDWFEYGGHVCIVFELLGLSTYDFIKENGFLPFRLEHIRRMAYQICTSVNFLHLNKLTHTDLKPENILFVTTDYLEEYNPKWCVSFQRCDERRLKNPDIRVADFGSATYDDEYHSALVSTRHYRAPEVILALGWSQPCDVWSIGCILMEYYLGFAIFPTSDSKEHLAMMQRLLGPLPNHMIKNSRKRKYFHNDQLAWDEHSAAGRYVLRRCKPLKAFMTCHDSDHKNLFDLIEKMLEYDPAKRITLEEALKHPFFFPLKREKKVQSRV
- the CLK1 gene encoding dual specificity protein kinase CLK1 isoform X2, translated to MASVASAGEAGARCRAPARGRERSLLPEQGLGGTRAPCRPGRGVRPSAARLHVRRAMFRSRQTNYPDSNKKERPDRRTCHNAYKRQGRSLTGAQESKRCKYDLSKPPDSTCSETTSVNERDRHERYYVDEYRNKYNQGCDTGQHSSKSSGHSGTSSYKRRYKTPYYTTDHHNAQKSLRKKRSRSVEDDEEGHLICQSGDVLSGRFEIVAILGEGAFGKVVECIDYKAEGEHVAVKIVKNVARYSVAARAEVQVLEHLNTSDPSNNYHCVQMLDWFEYGGHVCIVFELLGLSTYDFIKENGFLPFRLEHIRRMAYQICTSVNFLHLNKLTHTDLKPENILFVTTDYLEEYNPKWRCDERRLKNPDIRVADFGSATYDDEYHSALVSTRHYRAPEVILALGWSQPCDVWSIGCILMEYYLGFAIFPTSDSKEHLAMMQRLLGPLPNHMIKNSRKRKYFHNDQLAWDEHSAAGRYVLRRCKPLKAFMTCHDSDHKNLFDLIEKMLEYDPAKRITLEEALKHPFFFPLKREKKVQSRV